The DNA region GGCCACGAAGTCCTGCTTATTACAATGGATGCCAAGGCTGTCGCACGTATGTCCTGCAATCCCGCCATCGGCGGCATTGCCAAGGGCCACATGGTGCGCGAGATCGATGCCCTGGGCGGCGAAATGGCGCTCGCCACCGATGCTACGGGAATTCAATTCAAGATGCTCAACCGCTCCAAGGGCCCGGCCGTGTGGTCGCCGCGGGCTCAGGCCGACAAGGAGCAGTACTCGCAATATATGCAGCGGATCATTGCCGCAGAAAAAAATATTATCCTCAAAGAAACGCAGGCCACGGAACTTTTAATCGAAAACGGAAAATGCTGCGGCATTCAGACGCAGGAAGAAGAACGCTTTTACGCCGAGGCTGTTATTTTAACGACCGGGACTTTTTTGCAGGGCCTGATCCACGTCGGCGAAAAAAATACTCCGGGCGGCCGCACGGGCGAAAAACCCGCGGTGGGACTGAGTGATTCGCTGCGCCGGGCCGGCATCGAGTTGGTGAGGTTCAAGACCGGCACTCCGCCGCGTCTTGATGCCAAAACCATTAACTGGAGCATCCTAGAAGAACAAAAGGGCGATGCCCCTCCGCAGCCCTTTTCTTATCGCACCCAAGAATTGCAAGTTGAACAGTTGTCGTGCTTTATAACGCACACCAACCCTGAAATCCACCGACTTATTCACGCCAATTTGCACCGTTCACCTCTGTATGGCGGTCTTATCAAAGGAACGGGCACGCGGTATTGCCCTTCCGTCGAAGATAAAATCGTGAAGTTTCCGGACAAGGAACGGCATCAGATCTATCTTGAGCCGGAAGGCCGGGATACAGATTCGATTTATGTGAATGGACTTTCCACCAGCCTGCCCGAAGATGTTCAAAGAGGCATCGTGGCACAAATTCCCGGCTTGGAGAATGCGGCTTTTTTGCGGCTGGGCTATGCCATTGAGTATGATTGCGCCCCTCCGACCCAACTCAAGCATTCTCTGGAAACCAAACAGATCGAAAATTTATTCTTGGCAGGCCAAATCAATTGCACCTCCGGCTATGAAGAAGCCGCGGCCCAGGGCCTTATGGCCGGGCTCAACGTGATTCGCAAGATTCGCAAAGAACGGCCGTTCGTTTTGGGGCGGGCCGAAGCGTATATCGGTGTCCTGATTGATGATTTGGTTACGAAAGGAACTCCCGAGCCCTATCGCATGTTCACTTCCCGCGCGGAATTTCGCCTTCTTCTGCGGCAAGACAACGCCGACCGCAGATTGATGAAATACGGCCGCAAATTCGGATTGATTTCGGCGAATGTCGACGAGGCCATGCAAAAAAAATACGAACGGATCCAAAACGATATCCAGGCGCTAAAAGCCAAAGGCTACGGAAGCGGCAATCTCCACCGTTATCTCAAGCGGCCCGGCATTTCCTATAAATCGCTCGAGAACCAATCTCTCCACCTCGCCGATCTTTCCGAAGAAGAAAAACTCGCGGTAGAAACCGAAGTTAAGTATGAAGGATATATTTCTCGCCAAAATCTCGAAGTTGAAAAATTAAAGCGCCTAGATCGCAAGAAAATACCCGAAAAGATCGATTATGAGACAATTCGGGGCATCAGCCGCGAGGCGCGAGAGAAATTCTCCAAAATCAAGCCGATCTCTGTGGCTCAGGCCGCACGGATTCCGGGAATTTCACCCTGCGATATTTCTCTGCTCGTCGTCCACTTGGAAAAGAACGCCGCGTCCTTTTCTTCCTAATTTCACCGTTTCACGTGAAACATTCTCTTTCGTCTTGAGATTTCCAATCAAGATGTGTAAGATGCCAGCCGATGTTTCACGTGAAACATTTGGGAGGCAATCATGAAGAATGTTTTTGCTTTTTGTAATCAAAAGGGCGGCGTGGGAAAGACCACATCTGCCGTAAATATGGCTACTATCGTCGCTTCGAAAGGGTATAAAACCCTTCTTATCGACATGGACTCGCAGGGAAATGCCACCAGCGGTCTGGGAATCGAGAAGCAAGATCTGAAATCCACAAGTTATCAACTTCTTGTGGATAATTCCGACCCGGAGGGAATCGTCATTCAGACAGGGATTAAAAATTTGCGGCTTATTCCCGCAAATGCGGATCTGTCTGGAGCGGATTTGGAACTGATCAACCGAGAGCGGCGAGAATTCATCTTGGCGCAGCGTCTGGCTTCCCTTAAGGAGCGCTTTGAATTTATCTTCATCGACTGCCCGCCGTCACTCGGGCTTATAACTGTAAACTGTTTAACAGCAAGCGATTATATCATGATACCATTGCAGTGCGAGTATTATGCGCTCGAAGGATTGGGGCAATTGATCAGCACGTTTCAGCTGGTCCAAGCGAATCTCAATCCCGCGCTTGATATCGGCGGAGTGATTCTCACCATGGCGGATTTTCGCACGAATCTTACGCAGCAGGTCATCGAGGAAGTCCGGAATTACTTTAAAGACAAAGTGTTCGAGGCCGTGGTGCCTCGCGCGGTTAAGCTGTCGGAAGCACCGAGCTTCGGCAAGCCCGCTGTTCTTTATGATCCGCACAATCGCGCGTCCAAAAGCTACCAGCAGATGACGCGGGAATTTTTGCGCCGGTTCAAACCTGAATCTTCGGCGGAGCCGGAGCCGGTTCAGGAAGCTTCCGATGAGCCCATCGCGGCGCAGGAACAAAACCCCGCACCCGTTCAAAATCCTCAAGGAGGAAATCATGATCAAGAAGGCGCTCGGTAAAGGATTAAGTGCATTAATTCCGGATACGTACGTCAAATCGGGCGAAGTGCGCAAAGATCTTCCCGCAGTTCAGGCCGCTCAGCCGCAGGCGGAGACAAAACTTCCTGAAAACGCGCTGGAAATGATCCCCATCGAGCATATTCGCGCCAATGAAGACCAGCCTCGGAAAGAATTTAAGCCAGAGGCCATTGAAGATTTGGCCGCCTCTATCCGCGAAAAGGGGATTTTGCAGCCGGTCATCGTTAAAAAAATCGCGGATAAAACGTACGAGCTGATTTGCGGCGAACGGCGGTACCGCGCCGCAATCCTCTGCGGTTTGGAAAAAGTTCCCGCGGTCATCAAAGATATCGCGCGCAGCGATTTCCTGGAATGGGCGCTGATCGAGAACATTCAGCGCGAAGACCTCAATCCTATCGAAGAAGCGGAAGCCTATCAGAAGCTGGCTGAAGACCATAAAATTTCCCAGGACGAGATCGCCAAAAGGCTGGGCAAGAGCCGCGTTGCCGTCACGAACACGCTCCGGCTCCTGCGGCTGCCGCAGGACCTCCGGGGGTGGCTTGTCGACGGAGTGCTTTCGGCGGGGCATGCGCGGGCGCTGCTCGGGCTTCTGACGCCGGAACACCAGCGGCAGATCGCCAAGAGGATCGTGGAGGAAAATCTCTCCGTCCGCCAGGTGGAAACCCTTGTCAACCGGAGCCTTGCGCATAAACGCAAGCCGAAAAAGGCAAGAAACCTGAGCCCTGAAATCGTCGATCTGGAGAACCATCTCTCGCGGCATCTGGGCACGCAGGTGCGGGTTCATCCCAAGAAAAACATGAAACAGGGCCGGATCGAGCTTCATTATTTCTCACTGGACGAACTCGACAGCATCCTAGAGAGAATGCGCTTTCCCAAAGTTTAGCCGTCCGCGCGAGTCTTCCGTTTTGCGGAATTGACAGTGCCCGCCAGGGTAGATATAATTTACGACTTTCATCACCCAATGAGGGCCCTGTGATTTCGAAGTTTCCAAAATCTTTTCTAAGCGTCGCGCTCGCGTTTTTCTTTTCCTTCTCCCTGGCAGGATGTGGCGGAAGCTCCTCCCAATCTACCAACAAAGAAATCAAAGTCACGTTCTGGGGCAGCCCCGAAGAAATCGAGATCATCACCAACTCGATTAAAGACTGGCAGACGGCCCACCCGGATATCAAGGTCGTGTTTGAGCACACGCCCTATACCGGCTACGACAGCAAAATCCTGACGCGCATTGCCGGTGGCGCCGCGCCCGACATCATCGCGACCGAGGTCGATTACTTCGTGACGTTCGCGAGCAAGGGTGTTCTCGAAAATCTTTCGACGTATGCGGACGCGGATCCCGAGTTTCACAAAGAAGATTACTTTCCGACGATTCTCGACCGCTTCACGGTCGGAGGAAATATGTACGCGGTGCCCCGCGACGTCGCGCCGTTCGCCTGCGTTTTCTATAATAAGAAGCTGTTCGACGAAGCCGGCCTCCAGTATCCCACGGATGATTGGACCTGGGACGACATGCTGCGCATGGCGCGCGCGCTCACGAAAAAAGACGAGAGCGGCAGGATCACCCAATACGGTTTCTACGGCTGGGCGTGGCAGGATTTTATTTATAGCAATGGCGGCGCGATCGTCGACGACGTAAAAAACCCCAAGGCCACGCGGATCAACGAGCCCGCGGCCATCGAAGGCCTGCAGTTTTATTCCGACATGATCAACCTTTATAAGGTCATGCCCACGCCGGTGGCCCTGGCGAACCTGGGCATGGGCATTGATTTGATGTTCGCAAGCGGCAGGCTGGGTATGTTTTTGTCCGGCGTTTGGGAAACTCCCGGCTTGCGGCGCTATGATTTCGATTGGGACGTCGCGATGTTTCCGAAGAGCCCCAAGGGCGGGCGGGGTTTCGGCTCCGGCGGCTCTGGCTATGCCATCCTGAAGACGTCGAAACACAAAAAAGAAGCGTGGGAAGTCATCAAGGCGCTTACCGGCGCGGCGGGGCAGAGAGAGCTGGCCAAGCGCGGTCTCGCGCAGCCTTCCAGAATTTCCGTCGCCGAGTCCGACGCGTGGGCGCAGAACACCGACAAGCCCGTGAACAAGAAAATGCTGAACGAGGCCGTGAAGTACATTCAGTTTGGCCCGTTTCATTCGCGCTGGCGCGAAATCGAAGAAAAATATCTAAGCCCCCAATTAGATTTGGTTTTTAATGGGAAGAAGACCGCGGCGGAAGTTCTGAATACCGTGGCTCCCCAAATCAACGCTATCTTACAAGCTCCCGAAAAGTGAGGAAAAACAAAACCATGACCATGACGTTAGAGAAAAAAAGCTCCAAGAAATCTTCCAAAAGCGGCGCGAAACAGGCGACGCAGGGCGCGGCTTCCGAAAAAAAGTTTGCGTCCAAGTACGGCCATTTCACCGCGGACGGCAGCGAGTACGTGATCACGAACCCGCGCACGCCGCGCCCGTGGATCAATGTCTGCGCCAATGAAAACTACGGCTTCGTCGTCACGCAGACGGGCGGCGGTTTTTCCTGGTTCGGAAACTCCCAGCTTTCCCGTCTGACCACGTGGTACCAGGATCTCATCCGCGACCCGTACGGCAAGTACGTGTACGTCCGCGACAACAAGACCGGCAAGCACTGGTCCACGACGTGGAAGCCGACCGGCTTCAAGTATGATTCGTACGAAGCCCGCTACGGTCTCGGCTACACGAAGTTCACGACGCGCTATCAGGGCATCAAGACCGAACAGCTCATGTTCGTCCCGCGCGAAGACTCCTGCGAAATCTGGCAGGTGACGCTGACAAACGAAACGAAGAAGGCGCGCGACATCAGCGTGTTTCCGTTTTTCGACTGGTGCCTCGGCAACGGCACGGAAACGCACCGCGAATTCCAGAAGACCTTCATCGAAGTGCAGATCAACCGCAAGCTCGGCGCCATCATCGGCCGCAAACGTCCGCCGCTGGTTCCTCCGCACATTTCGACGGGCCTGAAAGATACGCCGCTCACCGGCGTGTTCGCGCTCACGAACCAGAAGCCGGCGGCTTACGACGGCGACAAGGAAACGTTCGTCGGCATGTATGGCACGTACCAGGATCCGAAGGCCGTTCTCGAAGGCAAGGTGCAGAATCGCCGCGAGCTCGAAAAATGGGGCGATCCGATTGCCGCCATGCAGGCCAATGTGAAGCTCAAGGCCGGCGAATCGAAAACGCTCGTTTTCCTTCTCGCCCGTATCGAAGACGCTTCCAAGGCTCCCGCGATTATCAAGAAGTACAGCACGCTGGCGCTGGTCAAGAAAGAGCTCGACCGCATCGTGAATTACTGGAAAGACCTCACGGACAAGTCGTGGGTCGAAACGCCGGACGAAGCGCTAAACTTCGTCACCAATAAATGGTACCGCTATCAGGCTGTTTGCGCCCGCATGTGGGCCAAGACCGCCTTCTATCAGTGCTCCGGCGGCATAGGCTTTCGCGATCAGCTCCAGGATTCGAACTGCATGCTCGAGTCCGATCCGAACATCACGCGCAAGCAGATCCTGGTCCATGCTGAACAGATGTTCCCCGACGGAACCGTGTACCACTGGTGGCATCCGGGCGCGGGCATTGGCGCGCACACCGAAATGGTCGACGACCTTCTTTGGCTTGCCCTCATCACGCTCAACTACATCGATGAAACCGGCGATGAGTCGATCCTCGATGAAGTGGCCCCGTATGTGACCAAAGGCAATGAACCGAAGCAGGAAGGCACGGTGTACGATCACATCTGCCGTTCCTACGAGAAGGTCCTTTCGCGCTGGTCGCCCCGCGGCCTGCCGCTGATGGGCGAAGGCGACTGGAACGACGGCATGAGCCATGTCGGTCCGAAGTGGAAGGGCGAATCCGTGTGGCTTGCGCACTTCTTCCATGGGCTGCTCAACCGCCTTGCGCCGGTTTGCGAAAAGCGCGGTGAAAAAGACCGCGCGCAGCGCTACCTCGACCGTGCCAAAAAGCTCAAGGCCGCTGTCAATGAACACGCTTGGGACGGCGAATGGTACATTCGCGCGACCCGCGACAACGGCATTCCGCTCGGCAGCAAGACTCAGGACCGCGGCAAGATCTTCTTGAACGCGCAGACCTGGGCGGTTATCTGCGGAACGGCGACGCCGGAACGGGCGCGGACAGCCATGAATTCGGCCTACAAGTGGCTGTACCGTGAATATGGTCCGCTGCTCTTCACGCCGGGTTATGACAAGCTCGATGAAACCATCGGTTACCTGTCGCGTTACGCGCCTTCCGTTCGCGAGAACGGCGGCGTTTATACGCATGCCGCTTGCTGGGGCGTTCAGGCCGCGGCCATGATGGGCGATGCCGAAATGGCGTACAAGGCCTACACCAACATGAACCCTGTTTACCGCGGTCTGAATCCCGATCACTACTACGGCGAGCCTTATGTGACGCCGGGCAACGTGGATGGTCCCGATTCCCCGAATTTCGGGCGTGGCGGCTGGACCTGGTATTCCGGTTCCGGTTCGTGGATGCAGAAGGTCGCTTACAATTGGATCTGCGGCATCCGCGCTTCCCGCGATGGGCTGATCATTGATCCCTCGATCCCGAAAGCCTGGAAAGGTTTCAAGGCTAAGAGGACGTTCCGCGGCGCCACGTACATGATCGACGTGCAGAATCCCAGCGGCGCCAATGGCGGCGTGAAGGAAATTACGGTGGATGGCAAGAGGCTGTCGTCCAACGTGGTTCCCACGTTCTCCGACGGCAAGACCCATCAGGTCCGCGTCGTTTTGGGAAAGAAGTAAACCCCTCGTTTTCAGATCGGGCTTTCAGCCACCCCTTTCTTCGGAAAGGGGTGGCGGTTTTTTGAGCGTCCTCGATGCGTTTGTTCTGATTCCCCCGAAAGAGACAACCATGCGCATGCAAAAAAAAGGCCGCGGGTTTATCTCGGCCGCCCTTGTCACTCTCATCGCTTCCGCTTCGCCCGCCCATGCCGCATCCGACCCCGCTATTTACGGGCTGGTGCCTGCGGAAAAGTCCCTCGAAACCTCTTCTCAGTTCATCCTCGTCGATGATTTCAATACCGGAAAATTTCTGATTCGCGAAGGCGCGGGGTGGCGCGTCAAAGGCCCGCTCGGCGCGTTGGAAATCATGATCGACAAAACCGATGCGCGGAATCCTGAGCGCGGGTATTCCCTCAAAAACGATTTCAGCCTTGCCTCCTCCGAAAAAGCATCTTTCGAAACTTCGCTGGACCACATGGACGTGAGCAAGGCCACGCATCTGGTCTTTAAAATCAAATTGGCGATGAAAGACAAAGCCGCTTTTCCCGGCAAGCTCGCCGTGACTCTTATGGATTGGAACCAGAAGCAGGCCGAGGTCGACCTTTCCCCGCGTGTCGCGGCCGCGGACGGTTCCTGGATCGAGGTCGAGCTTCCGATCGGGGATTTTTCGGGATTGGACCCTGACCAGTTGACCCGCCTTAAATTTACGCTGACCGCTCCGGACTCGAAAAAAATGCACGGGGCCTTGTGGCTCGACGAAATCGCTTTCTTCGGCCCCGGCAATGCGGAATTTCTCAGCCACCGGGACAACATCGTTTCTTTTCCTTCCGGCATGTCTTCGGAGCGACGGCACAAGCTCGCAAAACAGAAAAAAGATGCCAAATTTTTGAAGATGATCGCGGAAGACACGTGGAAATTTTTCGAAAATGCGAGGGACAAAAACACGCACTTGATCGTCGACCACATCCGTCTGGGAGACGCGCCTCTCATTGCCGATTACACGTCGCCCACCAATATCGCCATGGACCTTTTGTCGACGATTGCCGCCATGGATCTGGAAATCCTGTCCCGCGAGCAGGCTGCGGATTCCGTGGGAAAGGTACTGAAAACGCTGGACCGGCTGCCTAAGTACAAAGGCTTTTTCTACAATTTTTATGACATCGCAAAGCTTTCTATCCAAAGGAGTTACATTTCGACCGTGGACAGCGGCTGGCTCGCTATCGCGCTCGTCGTGGTGCGTCAGGCCTTTCCCGAATATAAGGAGCAGGCTTCTAAGTTTCTCGACGGATTCCACTTCGGAGATTTCCTGGATCCGGAAAACAACCAATTGGTCGTAGGGCTGGATGTTCCCATGAAGGATTTCGGTAAGTACCATTACGGCCTGCTGGTTACGGAGGCGCGCGCGACGAGCCTTTACGCGATCGGAAAAGGCGATCTCCCGCGGGAGCATTGGTGGTTTATCTACCGAACGCTTCCGCAGGTCTGGGGATGGCAAAAGCAAAAGCCCGCGGGCGATTTCATTACCGAAGATGGGGTGGAATATTTTCAGGGGTATTACCAGCAGGACGGAAAAAAGTTTGTGCCGAGCTGGGGCGGGTCCCTGTTCGAGTTTTTGATGCCGACTCTTGTTCTAAAAGAAAGGAAGCTTGCGCCCCAGGGCCTTGGCCTGAACGACAAGATCGCGACAGAGCTGCAGCGGGATTATGCGCTTAAAAAAGGATATCCGGTCTGGGGGATGTCGCCCTGCGCAGTCTCCAACGGTCGCCAATGGACGTACCGGGAATACGGGGTGCCGGGCCTGGGAGCTAAAGGATATCCGGATGCCGGCGTGGTAACGCCGCACGTGAGTTTTCTGGCTTTGGACAGCCTGCCGCAAGATGCCCTCAAAAATATCCGTAATCTACTGAAATTCGATATTTATGGGGAATACGGCTTTTACGATGCCATCGACCTCAAAAAAGGCCGGGTCAACCCTCAGTACCTGTCCCTGGACCAGGGCATGATCCTTGTCGCCATCGCCAATTATTTAAAGGAAGGGACCATCCAGAACCGTTTTCACGCGGATCCGGTCGGAAAGAAGGCGGAGGATTTACTGTCGAAAGAAAGTTTTTTCAAGACGTAACTAGTGCTTTGAAAATCATTTGTTTAGTTATACAATACCGAGCCATTAGGACGAATTCCCCGGTTTTTTTCTTGATTTAGGGACGGAAGTTGGGAAAGGAGAGGGCCTCGTGATTAAACAGATTCTCTTAAAAGACCGCATCCTGACAGACAAAGAGAGAAAGAACCTCGCCATCCTGGAGGTCATCAGGAAAAACGGCCCCATCTCCCGCACGGACATCTCCAAGATCACCGAACTCAACATCGTCACCGTCTCCAATTACGTCAATCATTACATCAAAAAAGGCCTTGTCGTCGAAGGCGAGCTGGATGAATCCACCGGCGGCCGCAAGCCCGTTCTGGTAGAGCTCAATCCGAAAGCCGGCTACATCGTCGGCGTCGGCCTCAACATGCTCAGCGTGGTTGGCGTTCTCGTCGACCTCGAGATTAATGTCATCGCCGAAGTAAAGCGCGAGCGCAATCCCGAAAATTCTGAGTCCGTGATCGAGAACATGGTCGACATGGCCCAGGAAATCATCGAGAAGGCCGAAATCGACAAGAGCAAAATCGTGGGCGTCGGCGTCGGCGTTCCTGGCATCATCGATGAGCGCGGCCGTACCATCCGCTGGCCGCAAAGCCTCGGCGAAAAAGACATCAACGTTTGTCTTTCTATCAAGGATACGTTCGAAAAGCGCCTCGAGATTCCGACGTTTGTGGAAAATGATGCGAATGCCGCGGTGCTAGGCGAAAAGTGGCTGGGTCTCGACCGCGACGTGCGCCACATGTTGTACATGTTTTCAGGCGTGGGCGCGGGCATTCTGATCAACAGTGAAATCTACCGCGGGGCCACGGGCGCTGCCGGCGAGCTGGGAATTTCCAGCAGCCGTTCCGCAAAAGATTATGCCAAGGAAATCGCGCCGCAGCTAGGCCGCTGGGAAATGGACCTCGGCATGGTCCTGCACGCCAAAGCCAGACTGGAGAAGGGCGAGAAGTCCATGCTCCGCGATTTCGTGAACGGAAACATCAACCAGCTTACTTTCAAAGAAATCGTGCGGGCCGTGAAGGAAAAAGATAGTCTCGCGCTTCAGGTCGTGGATGAAGCCGGCCAGGCTCTCGGAAAAAAAATCGCGTTTCTTGTGAATCTCCTCAACCCCGAAATCGTAGTCATCGGGGGCGGCGTCGAAGATTGCGGTGCTCCTTTGCTGGATGCCGTTAAAAACGCCGTAAAAGAATGGTCTGTCGAAGAAGCTTCCAGCCACGTTAAAATCATTCCTTCTGCTTTCGGCGAAAATGCCGTGGCTCTTGGTGTGGTTGGCATCGTGGCGCGCGAAGTTTTCGCGCAGGCCTAATCCCCAAGCTCTTCGGCCCTGAGCGGCCTATGATGGACACGACCCCTGATTTCCTTTCCCATTTGGAAGAATTGCGGAAGAGAATTCTCGTCTCGCTTTTTGTTTTCGTGGCGTGCACGGTCGCGGCGTATTTTTTTTCCCGCCAGATCGTAAATTTTTTAATCGAGCCGCTGCACAAGCAGCAGAATGCGCAGCTTGTTTTTCAGACGCCCTACGAAGCCTTTTTGACGTACGTGAAAGTCTCAGCGGTGACGGGCCTGTTGCTTTCGCTGCCGGTTATTTTTTTCGAATTCTGGAAATTTGTTTCGCCGGGCTTGTATGACCGCGAAAAAAAAGTGATCCTGCCTCTGTCATTTGTCTGTGTTTTGCTGTTTCTTGCGGGCGTTTGTTTCGCCTATTTTTTGGTCATTCCTTTTGGGCTGGGTTTTCTTCTCAGCTTTCAGACCGAAAGCCTGCGGCCGCTCATCGCCATTGCCCCCTATTTCTCATTTTTATTGGGGATGATCCTCGCTTTCGGAGCGCTTTTTGACTTCCCAGTTGTGCTCTTAGGCCTTATAAAACTTGGGGTTATGAAAACCGAGACACTGGCTAGCATGAGGAAGCTTATTGTGGTCGGAATCTTCGTTGTGGCGGCTATATTGACGCCTTCTCCGGATCCGGTCAGCCAGCTTTTGCTGGCGATTCCTCTGGTTTTGCTGTTCGAAATCACGCTTTTGATTGCCGGCCGGATCGAGAAAAAAGCCCCAAAAACGCCTCAAGATCAAGGGATTCAGGGACGATAAACTTTTTTGTGTTTTCTCGCTTGACAGTGTAGGGCTGCCTCAGTAGAATTACAAACCCCTGCAACAGGGAACGCTGCGAAATACATTCTTCGTAAGCAAGTCTTTCTTAAATTTATCTTTGAATATCAAGTTTTTTGGAGAAGCCCTTGGCTCACCAAGGCGCTCCAATAGCTCTTTCTCATTGATGTGCGGAGCCGACGATTCAGTTCGAGAGGATCTAAACTTTCTATTATGGAGAGTTTGATCCTGGCTCAGAACGAACGCTGGCGGCGTGGATTAGGCATGCAAGTCGAACGGTAGTCTAGCTTTTTCGGACTATAGTGGCGAAAGGGTGAGTAACACGTGGGTAACCTGCCCTTGGGCTCGGGATAACTTGCCGAAAGGCGAGCTAATACCGGATACGTTTCCATTTCTTAATTGGGATGGAAGGAAAGCTAGGGACCTCGCAAGAGGCCTGGCACCCTTGGATGGGCCCGCGGCCTATCAGCTAGTTGGTGAGGTAACGGCTCACCAAGGCTAAGACGGGTAGCTGGTCTGAGAGGATGGTCAGCCACACTGGGACTGAGACACTGCCCAGACACCTACGGGTGGCTGCAGTCGAGAATCATTCGCAATGGGGGAAACCCTGACGATGCGACGCCGCGTGTAGGATGAAGGCCTTCGGGTTGTAAACTACTGTCAGCTGGGAAGAAAGGTTTCCTGATAACATCAGGAAACTTTGACG from Verrucomicrobiia bacterium includes:
- a CDS encoding ROK family transcriptional regulator, with amino-acid sequence MIKQILLKDRILTDKERKNLAILEVIRKNGPISRTDISKITELNIVTVSNYVNHYIKKGLVVEGELDESTGGRKPVLVELNPKAGYIVGVGLNMLSVVGVLVDLEINVIAEVKRERNPENSESVIENMVDMAQEIIEKAEIDKSKIVGVGVGVPGIIDERGRTIRWPQSLGEKDINVCLSIKDTFEKRLEIPTFVENDANAAVLGEKWLGLDRDVRHMLYMFSGVGAGILINSEIYRGATGAAGELGISSSRSAKDYAKEIAPQLGRWEMDLGMVLHAKARLEKGEKSMLRDFVNGNINQLTFKEIVRAVKEKDSLALQVVDEAGQALGKKIAFLVNLLNPEIVVIGGGVEDCGAPLLDAVKNAVKEWSVEEASSHVKIIPSAFGENAVALGVVGIVAREVFAQA
- a CDS encoding glycosyl transferase family 36, which gives rise to MTMTLEKKSSKKSSKSGAKQATQGAASEKKFASKYGHFTADGSEYVITNPRTPRPWINVCANENYGFVVTQTGGGFSWFGNSQLSRLTTWYQDLIRDPYGKYVYVRDNKTGKHWSTTWKPTGFKYDSYEARYGLGYTKFTTRYQGIKTEQLMFVPREDSCEIWQVTLTNETKKARDISVFPFFDWCLGNGTETHREFQKTFIEVQINRKLGAIIGRKRPPLVPPHISTGLKDTPLTGVFALTNQKPAAYDGDKETFVGMYGTYQDPKAVLEGKVQNRRELEKWGDPIAAMQANVKLKAGESKTLVFLLARIEDASKAPAIIKKYSTLALVKKELDRIVNYWKDLTDKSWVETPDEALNFVTNKWYRYQAVCARMWAKTAFYQCSGGIGFRDQLQDSNCMLESDPNITRKQILVHAEQMFPDGTVYHWWHPGAGIGAHTEMVDDLLWLALITLNYIDETGDESILDEVAPYVTKGNEPKQEGTVYDHICRSYEKVLSRWSPRGLPLMGEGDWNDGMSHVGPKWKGESVWLAHFFHGLLNRLAPVCEKRGEKDRAQRYLDRAKKLKAAVNEHAWDGEWYIRATRDNGIPLGSKTQDRGKIFLNAQTWAVICGTATPERARTAMNSAYKWLYREYGPLLFTPGYDKLDETIGYLSRYAPSVRENGGVYTHAACWGVQAAAMMGDAEMAYKAYTNMNPVYRGLNPDHYYGEPYVTPGNVDGPDSPNFGRGGWTWYSGSGSWMQKVAYNWICGIRASRDGLIIDPSIPKAWKGFKAKRTFRGATYMIDVQNPSGANGGVKEITVDGKRLSSNVVPTFSDGKTHQVRVVLGKK
- a CDS encoding ParB/RepB/Spo0J family partition protein — translated: MIKKALGKGLSALIPDTYVKSGEVRKDLPAVQAAQPQAETKLPENALEMIPIEHIRANEDQPRKEFKPEAIEDLAASIREKGILQPVIVKKIADKTYELICGERRYRAAILCGLEKVPAVIKDIARSDFLEWALIENIQREDLNPIEEAEAYQKLAEDHKISQDEIAKRLGKSRVAVTNTLRLLRLPQDLRGWLVDGVLSAGHARALLGLLTPEHQRQIAKRIVEENLSVRQVETLVNRSLAHKRKPKKARNLSPEIVDLENHLSRHLGTQVRVHPKKNMKQGRIELHYFSLDELDSILERMRFPKV
- a CDS encoding sugar ABC transporter substrate-binding protein codes for the protein MISKFPKSFLSVALAFFFSFSLAGCGGSSSQSTNKEIKVTFWGSPEEIEIITNSIKDWQTAHPDIKVVFEHTPYTGYDSKILTRIAGGAAPDIIATEVDYFVTFASKGVLENLSTYADADPEFHKEDYFPTILDRFTVGGNMYAVPRDVAPFACVFYNKKLFDEAGLQYPTDDWTWDDMLRMARALTKKDESGRITQYGFYGWAWQDFIYSNGGAIVDDVKNPKATRINEPAAIEGLQFYSDMINLYKVMPTPVALANLGMGIDLMFASGRLGMFLSGVWETPGLRRYDFDWDVAMFPKSPKGGRGFGSGGSGYAILKTSKHKKEAWEVIKALTGAAGQRELAKRGLAQPSRISVAESDAWAQNTDKPVNKKMLNEAVKYIQFGPFHSRWREIEEKYLSPQLDLVFNGKKTAAEVLNTVAPQINAILQAPEK
- the mnmG gene encoding tRNA uridine-5-carboxymethylaminomethyl(34) synthesis enzyme MnmG, whose amino-acid sequence is MKSTQTFGAIVVGAGHAGVEAALSIARSGHEVLLITMDAKAVARMSCNPAIGGIAKGHMVREIDALGGEMALATDATGIQFKMLNRSKGPAVWSPRAQADKEQYSQYMQRIIAAEKNIILKETQATELLIENGKCCGIQTQEEERFYAEAVILTTGTFLQGLIHVGEKNTPGGRTGEKPAVGLSDSLRRAGIELVRFKTGTPPRLDAKTINWSILEEQKGDAPPQPFSYRTQELQVEQLSCFITHTNPEIHRLIHANLHRSPLYGGLIKGTGTRYCPSVEDKIVKFPDKERHQIYLEPEGRDTDSIYVNGLSTSLPEDVQRGIVAQIPGLENAAFLRLGYAIEYDCAPPTQLKHSLETKQIENLFLAGQINCTSGYEEAAAQGLMAGLNVIRKIRKERPFVLGRAEAYIGVLIDDLVTKGTPEPYRMFTSRAEFRLLLRQDNADRRLMKYGRKFGLISANVDEAMQKKYERIQNDIQALKAKGYGSGNLHRYLKRPGISYKSLENQSLHLADLSEEEKLAVETEVKYEGYISRQNLEVEKLKRLDRKKIPEKIDYETIRGISREAREKFSKIKPISVAQAARIPGISPCDISLLVVHLEKNAASFSS
- a CDS encoding glucoamylase family protein, coding for MRMQKKGRGFISAALVTLIASASPAHAASDPAIYGLVPAEKSLETSSQFILVDDFNTGKFLIREGAGWRVKGPLGALEIMIDKTDARNPERGYSLKNDFSLASSEKASFETSLDHMDVSKATHLVFKIKLAMKDKAAFPGKLAVTLMDWNQKQAEVDLSPRVAAADGSWIEVELPIGDFSGLDPDQLTRLKFTLTAPDSKKMHGALWLDEIAFFGPGNAEFLSHRDNIVSFPSGMSSERRHKLAKQKKDAKFLKMIAEDTWKFFENARDKNTHLIVDHIRLGDAPLIADYTSPTNIAMDLLSTIAAMDLEILSREQAADSVGKVLKTLDRLPKYKGFFYNFYDIAKLSIQRSYISTVDSGWLAIALVVVRQAFPEYKEQASKFLDGFHFGDFLDPENNQLVVGLDVPMKDFGKYHYGLLVTEARATSLYAIGKGDLPREHWWFIYRTLPQVWGWQKQKPAGDFITEDGVEYFQGYYQQDGKKFVPSWGGSLFEFLMPTLVLKERKLAPQGLGLNDKIATELQRDYALKKGYPVWGMSPCAVSNGRQWTYREYGVPGLGAKGYPDAGVVTPHVSFLALDSLPQDALKNIRNLLKFDIYGEYGFYDAIDLKKGRVNPQYLSLDQGMILVAIANYLKEGTIQNRFHADPVGKKAEDLLSKESFFKT